Proteins encoded within one genomic window of Pseudalkalibacillus sp. SCS-8:
- the plsY gene encoding glycerol-3-phosphate 1-O-acyltransferase PlsY, giving the protein MNIILAILIGYFIGSISFSYLIAKKIKKVDIRTQGSGNAGATNTLRVLGWGPAIAVLLLDASKGIVAVLLSYLLGAEEWVAFLAGLFAIVGHNWPIYYGFRGGKGVATTIGVFAILVFIPALISGIIAILLIVITRYVSLGSLVFMVSAPTLTFVLGYDTIHILLAAVIGLLSLWRHRTNIVRLLNGTESKIGQKKEVTS; this is encoded by the coding sequence ATGAACATCATTCTTGCTATTTTAATCGGATATTTCATTGGCTCGATCAGCTTTAGCTATTTGATTGCAAAGAAGATCAAAAAGGTCGATATCCGTACGCAAGGGAGCGGGAATGCCGGTGCTACCAATACATTAAGAGTGCTAGGTTGGGGACCGGCCATAGCTGTGCTTCTGCTTGATGCATCAAAAGGGATTGTGGCTGTCCTCCTCAGTTACCTTTTGGGAGCGGAGGAATGGGTTGCATTCTTAGCGGGACTCTTTGCGATCGTCGGACATAATTGGCCGATCTACTATGGTTTCCGTGGGGGAAAAGGGGTCGCGACGACGATTGGCGTTTTTGCGATACTCGTCTTTATCCCTGCACTCATTTCAGGTATCATCGCGATCTTATTAATTGTGATTACGAGATATGTGTCTCTTGGTTCACTCGTGTTCATGGTCTCAGCACCTACCCTTACGTTTGTACTCGGATATGACACGATCCATATCCTCTTAGCAGCTGTCATTGGACTGCTATCCTTATGGAGGCATCGGACAAACATCGTACGTTTATTGAACGGTACTGAAAGTAAGATCGGACAGAAAAAGGAAGTGACAAGTTGA
- the der gene encoding ribosome biogenesis GTPase Der yields the protein MRKPVVAVVGRPNVGKSTIFNRIIGDRLSIVEDKPGVTRDRIYSSAEWLNTEFNIIDTGGIDLGDEPLLKQMRQQAEIAIEEADVIIFMVNGREGITSADEEVAQILFRSKKPVVLAVNKIDNPERMSEVYEFYSLGFGEPIGISGAHGLGLGDLLDEVVKHFPENDGEDYDDSTIKFSLIGRPNVGKSSLVNAIVGKERVIVSDIAGTTRDAIDAKFTRDGQEYVIIDTAGMRKKGKVYETTEKYSVLRALKAIDRSDVVLVVINAEEGIIEQDKKIAGYAHEAGRAVIIVVNKWDAVEKDDKTMKEFEQKIRDHFLFLDYAPIVFVSAKTKQRLHTLLPVIETVAENHTMRVKTNVLNDVIMDAVMMNPTPTDKGRRLKINYVTQVAIKPPTFVLFVNDPELLHFSYKRFIENRIREAFGFKGTPIRIIARRKNE from the coding sequence ATGCGTAAACCGGTAGTAGCCGTAGTAGGCAGACCGAATGTGGGGAAATCCACAATATTCAACCGCATCATTGGGGACCGCCTGTCAATTGTAGAAGATAAGCCAGGCGTGACACGTGACCGGATCTATAGTTCAGCAGAGTGGCTGAATACAGAATTCAATATTATTGATACGGGTGGAATCGACCTAGGAGATGAACCGTTGCTGAAACAAATGCGTCAGCAAGCGGAAATTGCGATTGAAGAGGCAGATGTCATCATATTCATGGTGAATGGTCGTGAAGGAATTACATCAGCCGATGAAGAAGTCGCTCAAATCTTGTTCCGGTCAAAGAAACCAGTTGTTCTTGCAGTTAATAAAATCGACAACCCTGAACGCATGAGCGAAGTGTATGAATTCTATTCCTTAGGCTTTGGAGAACCGATTGGAATCTCTGGTGCTCACGGTCTTGGACTAGGAGATCTCTTGGATGAAGTCGTCAAGCATTTTCCTGAAAACGATGGCGAAGATTACGATGACTCAACGATAAAGTTCTCCCTGATCGGACGCCCGAATGTAGGGAAATCATCATTGGTCAATGCAATCGTAGGAAAAGAGCGTGTCATCGTCAGCGATATTGCTGGGACGACAAGGGATGCGATTGACGCTAAATTTACAAGGGACGGCCAGGAGTATGTGATCATTGATACTGCTGGTATGCGGAAAAAAGGGAAAGTATACGAAACGACGGAAAAATACAGTGTCTTGAGAGCGCTTAAAGCCATTGATCGCTCTGATGTTGTGCTGGTTGTCATCAATGCAGAAGAAGGAATCATCGAACAGGACAAGAAGATTGCAGGGTATGCCCATGAGGCAGGACGAGCAGTCATCATCGTCGTGAACAAGTGGGATGCAGTCGAAAAAGATGATAAAACGATGAAGGAATTTGAACAGAAGATCCGAGATCATTTCTTATTCCTTGATTATGCACCGATTGTATTTGTCTCCGCCAAGACCAAGCAGCGATTACATACATTACTGCCGGTCATTGAAACAGTGGCGGAAAATCATACGATGCGTGTGAAGACGAATGTGCTGAATGATGTCATCATGGACGCCGTCATGATGAATCCGACTCCGACAGACAAAGGTCGTCGATTGAAGATCAATTATGTCACCCAAGTCGCGATCAAGCCTCCGACTTTCGTCTTGTTCGTCAATGATCCTGAATTGCTCCACTTCTCCTACAAGCGTTTTATCGAAAATCGCATAAGGGAAGCGTTTGGGTTCAAAGGAACCCCAATTCGAATCATTGCCAGAAGAAAAAATGAATAG
- a CDS encoding YpzI family protein, translating into MGKDRQEKKLKQSGRVESDRDRGVRFKGATRLDTPEEAQRENRK; encoded by the coding sequence ATGGGAAAAGATCGACAAGAAAAGAAGCTGAAGCAATCAGGGCGTGTCGAATCGGACCGGGATCGAGGAGTCCGGTTCAAAGGCGCTACACGACTTGATACCCCTGAAGAAGCGCAAAGGGAGAACAGGAAATGA
- the rpsA gene encoding 30S ribosomal protein S1 — protein sequence MTDEMNQELSEMKPLEMGDVVEGTVTKVEEKHALIDAGYKMDGILPISELSSLHVEKVSDVLSEGDTLTLQVIKLTEDELVLSKRAISAGKAWSELKEAQENNETLEVQIADVVKGGLVVDLGVRGFIPASLVERHFVEDFSSYKGKTLEVKIVELDEENNKLILSHRAVLEAQEESKKQEVLHSLEAGQVLDGTVQRLTDFGAFVDIGGIDGLVHISQLAHHRVETPSEVVSEGDSVKVKVLSVDRDNERISLSIKETLPGPWDNVSDVLEKGKVVEGTVKRLVSFGAFVEVAPGVEGLVHISEIANRHIGTPSEVLSEGDVVKVKVLDINTDEKRISLSIRATLEEENRPSKIDPEYSKETDGNTGFSLGDMIGDQLKKYK from the coding sequence ATGACTGATGAAATGAATCAAGAACTTTCAGAAATGAAGCCTTTGGAAATGGGAGATGTAGTAGAAGGTACCGTTACAAAGGTCGAAGAAAAACATGCTTTGATCGACGCAGGGTACAAGATGGATGGCATCCTGCCGATCAGTGAACTTTCAAGCTTACATGTTGAAAAAGTAAGTGATGTTTTATCTGAAGGAGATACATTAACACTTCAAGTGATTAAACTGACAGAAGATGAGCTTGTTCTTTCCAAGCGTGCAATTTCCGCAGGTAAAGCTTGGTCTGAGTTGAAAGAAGCACAAGAAAATAACGAAACATTAGAAGTTCAAATCGCAGATGTAGTGAAAGGCGGCCTTGTAGTCGACCTTGGCGTCCGTGGTTTTATTCCTGCTTCTCTAGTTGAAAGACACTTTGTAGAAGATTTCTCTTCCTATAAAGGGAAGACGCTTGAAGTCAAAATCGTCGAGCTTGATGAAGAAAACAACAAATTGATCCTTTCCCACCGTGCTGTATTGGAAGCACAGGAAGAAAGCAAAAAGCAGGAAGTACTCCATTCTCTTGAGGCTGGTCAAGTCCTTGATGGAACGGTACAACGTTTGACGGATTTTGGTGCATTCGTTGATATCGGAGGAATTGACGGACTCGTCCATATTTCTCAGCTCGCTCACCATCGTGTGGAGACGCCTTCTGAGGTCGTTAGTGAAGGGGACTCTGTAAAAGTGAAGGTCCTTTCCGTCGATCGTGATAATGAACGCATTTCCTTGTCCATTAAAGAAACATTACCTGGACCTTGGGATAATGTATCGGATGTACTTGAAAAAGGAAAAGTTGTAGAAGGTACAGTCAAACGCCTCGTTTCATTCGGTGCGTTCGTAGAAGTTGCACCAGGTGTTGAAGGCCTTGTACACATTTCAGAAATTGCAAACCGACATATCGGCACACCAAGCGAAGTCTTGAGTGAAGGCGATGTCGTCAAAGTGAAAGTATTGGATATCAATACGGATGAAAAGAGAATTTCACTTAGCATCCGTGCTACATTGGAAGAAGAAAACCGCCCTTCAAAAATCGATCCAGAGTACAGTAAAGAAACTGACGGTAACACTGGATTCTCATTAGGCGACATGATCGGCGACCAACTTAAAAAATACAAATAA